A stretch of DNA from Mycobacterium senriense:
CGAGCTGCCGATCCACGTCGAGACCATGCTGGCCGAGCCGAGGCACGTCGCCGTCGCGCACCTGCATCCCCCGGACGTGGTCGCCGCCGATCTGGCGGGCATCACGATCCGGCCGATCTACGGCGCCCACGACATTCCCGGCGCCTGGCTGGCGCGCGGCGGTGTGCCGGTCTACGAACGCGCCGTGCTGATCCGGAATTCGCGGCTGGGCAAGGAAATGGTGGCGGCGATGCGCGGCCGGCCGGTGGTGATCTGCCGCGGCCACGGAATCACCAGCGCCGCCGCCACCGTGCCGCAGGCGGTGCTGCAGGCGATCAGCCTCGACACGCTGGCCCGGATGTCGTTGCGGGTGCGCGCGGCCGGCGGCACCCTGCGTGACATCGACGACGCGGACTGGGCGGACCTACCGGACCTGGGGCCCGCGTTCACCGCCGAGGCGGCGTGGCGCCACGAGGTGGCACGGCTTGCAGATCAGCCGAGCTGATCGCCAATCTCCTTGGCGGCGGCCACAAGTGCGGCGGCCACCGCGGGATAGCGGGAGGCCGTCAGCCGGTTTTGCGGCGCGGCGGCGTTGAGCGCGAGCCGCAGCCCGGGCGCGCGGGTCGGGATCGGTACCGCCACCGACGCGACGCCCTCCTCACTCTCTTCGGAGTTGGTGGCGTAGCCGCGCTCGCGGATGCCGGCGAGCTCGGCTTCCAACTCGGTACGGCTGCCGATCGAATGCGAGGTGATGCGCTTCAGCTGCTCACGCGGCAGCAGCGCGCGCAGTTCCGGTTGCGGCAACTGGGCCAGCATGACCTTGCCCGTCGAGGTGCAGTGCGCCGGCATGGCACGGCCCAGCCGCGACGCCACCCGCACCGCCGCCGGCC
This window harbors:
- a CDS encoding class II aldolase/adducin family protein — encoded protein: MADLDQQRALVAQGCRIAAARGLVDGILGHLSLRVDDERLLVRCRSEADTGVAFTRADDIRLIRFDGTAGAPGELDGYRVPNELPIHVETMLAEPRHVAVAHLHPPDVVAADLAGITIRPIYGAHDIPGAWLARGGVPVYERAVLIRNSRLGKEMVAAMRGRPVVICRGHGITSAAATVPQAVLQAISLDTLARMSLRVRAAGGTLRDIDDADWADLPDLGPAFTAEAAWRHEVARLADQPS